In the Pan paniscus chromosome 8, NHGRI_mPanPan1-v2.0_pri, whole genome shotgun sequence genome, one interval contains:
- the LRRC18 gene encoding leucine-rich repeat-containing protein 18 isoform X1 — protein sequence MVKGEKGPKGKKINLKVAKNCIKITFDGKKRLDLSKMGITTFPKCILRLSDVDELDLSRNLIRKIPDSISKFQNLRWLDLHSNYIDKLPQSIGQMTSLLYLNVSNNRLTSNGLPVELKQLKNIRTVNLGLNHLDSVPTTLGALKELHEVGLHDNLLNNIPVSMSKLPKLKKLNIKRNPFPKPGESEMFIDSIRRLENLYVVEEKDLCAACLRKCQNARDNLNRIKNMATTTPRKTIFPNLISPNSMAKDSWEDWRIRLTSS from the exons ATGGTTAAGGGTGAGAAAGGCCCCAAGGGCAAGAAGATCAACCTCAAGGTGGCCAAGAATTGCATCAAAATCACTTTTGATGGGAAAAAGCGCCTTGACTTGAGCAAGATGGGAATTACCACCTTCCCCAAGTGTATTCTGCGCCTTAGTGACGTGGACGAGCTGGACCTTAGCCGGAATCTGATCAGGAAGATCCCTGACTCCATCTCCAAGTTCCAGAACCTCCGGTGGCTGGACCTGCACAGCAACTACATAGACAAGCTGCCTCAGTCCATTGGCCAGATGACCAGCCTGCTCTACCTCAACGTCAGCAACAACCGGCTGACCAGCAACGGGCTGCCCGTGGAGCTGAAGCAACTCAAGAACATCCGCACTGTGAACCTAGGCTTGAACCACCTGGACAGTGTGCCCACCACGCTGGGGGCCCTGAAGGAGCTCCACGAGGTAGGGCTCCATGACAACCTACTGAACAACATCCCCGTGAGCATGTCCAAGCTCCCCAAGCTGAAAAAGCTCAACATAAAGCGGAACCCCTTTCCAAAGCCAGGTGAGTCGGAAATGTTCATAGACTCCATCAGGAGGCTGGAGAACTTGTATGTTGTGGAGGAGAAGGATCTGTGTGCGGCTTGCCTGAGAAAATGCCAAAACGCCCGGGACAACCTGAATAGAATCAAGAACATGGCCACGACAACACCGAGAAAGACCATCTTTCCCAATCTGATCTCACCCAATTCCATGGCCAAGGACTCCTGGGAAGACTGGAG AATACGCTTGACATCTTCCTAG
- the LRRC18 gene encoding leucine-rich repeat-containing protein 18 isoform X2, which produces MVKGEKGPKGKKINLKVAKNCIKITFDGKKRLDLSKMGITTFPKCILRLSDVDELDLSRNLIRKIPDSISKFQNLRWLDLHSNYIDKLPQSIGQMTSLLYLNVSNNRLTSNGLPVELKQLKNIRTVNLGLNHLDSVPTTLGALKELHEVGLHDNLLNNIPVSMSKLPKLKKLNIKRNPFPKPGESEMFIDSIRRLENLYVVEEKDLCAACLRKCQNARDNLNRIKNMATTTPRKTIFPNLISPNSMAKDSWEDWR; this is translated from the coding sequence ATGGTTAAGGGTGAGAAAGGCCCCAAGGGCAAGAAGATCAACCTCAAGGTGGCCAAGAATTGCATCAAAATCACTTTTGATGGGAAAAAGCGCCTTGACTTGAGCAAGATGGGAATTACCACCTTCCCCAAGTGTATTCTGCGCCTTAGTGACGTGGACGAGCTGGACCTTAGCCGGAATCTGATCAGGAAGATCCCTGACTCCATCTCCAAGTTCCAGAACCTCCGGTGGCTGGACCTGCACAGCAACTACATAGACAAGCTGCCTCAGTCCATTGGCCAGATGACCAGCCTGCTCTACCTCAACGTCAGCAACAACCGGCTGACCAGCAACGGGCTGCCCGTGGAGCTGAAGCAACTCAAGAACATCCGCACTGTGAACCTAGGCTTGAACCACCTGGACAGTGTGCCCACCACGCTGGGGGCCCTGAAGGAGCTCCACGAGGTAGGGCTCCATGACAACCTACTGAACAACATCCCCGTGAGCATGTCCAAGCTCCCCAAGCTGAAAAAGCTCAACATAAAGCGGAACCCCTTTCCAAAGCCAGGTGAGTCGGAAATGTTCATAGACTCCATCAGGAGGCTGGAGAACTTGTATGTTGTGGAGGAGAAGGATCTGTGTGCGGCTTGCCTGAGAAAATGCCAAAACGCCCGGGACAACCTGAATAGAATCAAGAACATGGCCACGACAACACCGAGAAAGACCATCTTTCCCAATCTGATCTCACCCAATTCCATGGCCAAGGACTCCTGGGAAGACTGGAGGTGA